A genomic window from Corvus hawaiiensis isolate bCorHaw1 chromosome 29, bCorHaw1.pri.cur, whole genome shotgun sequence includes:
- the MCL1 gene encoding induced myeloid leukemia cell differentiation protein Mcl-1, whose protein sequence is MFAVKPKAVIGFNLYCGGSPALSPAEPGERPGPAPAAAAAAEPPRDRSGAAGGRADPPRALIGRGAAPRALIGCGATLWRPEEELDGCEPEPERGPAADSLPGTPPGPPDGLRQDSLELISRYLREVAGEAQPSAKKLFPGLLGGPGRPGAAGDAVMEKALETLRRIGDGVMRKHELAFQGMLRKLEIQQEEDLQSVVEVTAHLFSDGVTNWGRVVTLISFGAFVAKHLKSIKQEQSISSLAGIITDALVSSKREWLESQGGWEGFVDFFRVEDLEGSIRNVLMAFAGVASLGAGLAYMIR, encoded by the exons ATGTTCGCCGTGAAGCCGAAAGCCGTCATCGGCTTCAACCTCTACTGCGGCGGCTCCCCGGCGCTGAGCCCCGCCGAGCCGGGGGAGCGCCcgggccccgcgcccgccgccgccgccgctgcggAGCCGCCCCGCGACCGCTCCGGGGCCGCCGGCGGCCGCGCCGACCCCCCCCGCGCGCTGATTGGCCGGGGCGCGGCGCCCCGCGCGCTGATTGGCTGCGGCGCGACTCTCTGGCGCCCCGAGGAGGAGCTGGACGGCTGCGAGCCCGAGCCcgagcgcggccccgccgccgacTCCCTgcccgggacccccccggggccccccGACGGGCTCCGGCAGGACTCGCTGGAGCTCATCAGCCGCTACCTGCGGGAGGTGGCGGGCGAGGCGCAGCCCAGCGCCAAGAAACTTTTCCCGGGGCTCCTGGGTGGTCCCGGCCGGCCCGGCGCGGCGGGGGATGCGGTGATGGAGAAGGCGCTGGAGACGCTGCGGAGGATCGGCGACGGCGTCATGCGGAAACATGAGCTCGCCTTTCAAG GAATGCTGCGGAAGCTGGAGATCCAGCAAGAGGAGGACCTGCAGTCGGTGGTGGAGGTGACTGCCCACTTGTTCAGCGACGGGGTGACCAACTGGGGCCGTGTGGTGACCCTCATCTCCTTCGGGGCCTTTGTGGCCAAGCACCTGAAGAGCAtcaagcaggagcagagcatcAGCTCCCTGGCCGGGATCATCACGGACGCCCTGGTCTCGTCCAAGCGCGAGTGGCTCGAGAGCCAGGGGGGCTGG GAGGGCTTTGTGGACTTCTTCCGAGTGGAGGACCTGGAGGGCAGCATCCGGAATGTGCTGATGGCGTTTGCAGGAGTGGCCAGCCTGGGGGCTGGCTTGGCCTACATGATCCGGTGA